The Longimicrobium sp. DNA window TCGGCGGCACGCCGCGTTACCTCGCGGCGGTGGACCCGGCGCGCACGGTTGGAGAGAACGCCGCGGACCAGCTGCTTTCTCCGCGTGGCGAGGTGCGCCTGCTGGTGGAAACCGCGCTTGACCAGGAAGAGGGACTGCGTGAGGTGTCCAGGTACCGTGCGATCCTGCGCGCGGTGGCGGACGGGTGCACCGAGCGCAACGAGGTCGCCCAGCGTGCGGGGCTGGCGAACGACCACGGCCTGCGTGCGAAGCTGGCAACGCTGGTCGAGCTTGGATACCTGGAGGAGCGGCGCAACATCGACGCGAAGCCGAACCAGGCGGTACGCTATTCCATTGCCGACGCGGCGTTTCGATTCTACCACCGCTTCGTGGCGCCGAATGCCTCGGTTCTGGAACGCTACCCGGCCGCGCAGGTGTGGGAGACGGCCGTCGCGCCGCACCTGGACGCCTACATGGGCCTGGAGTTCGAGCGCATCGCCACCCAGGCGTATGACCGCCGGTCACCGGGCATGGGACTGGCCATGGTAGAGCGATGGGGACAGTGGGAGGGGGTGGACCGGGGGCGGCGGTCGCTGGAGGTCGACATCGTCGCTCCGCTGACCGATGGGCGCGTGATGACCGGCGCCGTGAAGTGGGACGCCGCTCCCATCGGTGCGGGCGTGCACCACGGGCATCTGGAGATGCTCCGCCGGGCGGCGGAAGCAGGGCGCGCGTGGGCGCACTCGGCGCTTGAGCCGGAGGCGCCGATCTTCTATGTCGCTGCCGGCGGCTTCAGCGCGGCGTTCCGGGAGGAGGCGGGAGCGAGTGCGCATCCCGTGATCCTCTGGACGATTGAGGACGTGTACGCGCCTCCCGTTCCGGACGGCTCTGGATAAAGAACGCCGGAAGCGAAACTCGCGCCGGGCGGCGAGTCGCTAGTCCTTGCTTGCAATCGTAACTGCATGCAAATGTGATTGCAGGCAGGCGCGTCCACCGTCTCCGGCAGGGCGTCCGGCTCGCGCAAGCGACGCCGGCTGCTTATCTTCCGCCGACCCACGCCCGCCCGGCACGCCCTTCGGACCCGACGCAGATTGGCGAACACCTCCGCTCTCCGTGCACCCTGGATGGCGCCCGCCGCGCTGGCGATCGCCCTCGTGTCGCTCGCCATCAACGGCGTGCTGCTGCACAGGCTCAGCCGGCCCGAGCGGACGCTGGCGCCCGCGCTGGACCGAGTGGCCGAGCGCCTGCGGAACTCCGACGCCGCCATCAAGTACACGGTCCGCATCCCCGCGGGCACGCCGGTCAGCTTCGACATCCCCATCGACCAGCGCTACGTGATCAACCTGCGCACCTCGCTCCCCATCAACACCGACGTGCGGGTCCCGTTCAACACGCCCTTCGGAAACCGGGTGGTCACCATCCCCGTACACGCCAGCGTCCCGCTGCGCCAGGACATTCCCGTGCACCTGGTGGACACCTTCCACCTGCGCACGCAGACGGGCGCCGAGTACGTGGTGCCGCTGGAGATCAAGCTGAAGGACCTGCCGATGGATGCACTCCGCCACGCGCTGGCGCCATGAGAGTACGGAAGCACGGGAGCACGGGAGTACGATCCGGGGCGATGGCGCGCGTCCGCCGCCTGCTCGCGTTGGGCGCGGCGATGGCGGGGACCTCCGCGTGCCACACCAAGGACGCGCCGCCGGCGCCGCCCGCGCGGGCGGATGCGGGGCCGGCGCGGGCCGCCGTGCCGGCGTGGAGCTCCAACCCGCTGGCGGGCGAGGCGCTGACGGGGGCGGGCGATTCGATGGTGATCGAGACGGGGCCGCACACCATCCTCTGGCCCGCGAGCGCGCAGGAGCTGGCGCCGCCGTACACCATCCGCGCCACCTTCACCAAGCACCGCGGTCGGCTGCACGAGGGATACGGGATCCTGTTCGGCGGCAGCGGGCTGCAGGGGCCCGAGTCCGGCCAGGTGTACAGCTACCTCCTGGTCCGAGGGGACGGGAGCTTCCTGGTGAAGCGGCGGCAGGGGCTGGAGACCCCGGTGGTGCGCGACTGGACGCAGAACCCCGTCATCCGCCGCGACGTGGACGAGCAGGGGCGCCCCAACGAGCTGGAGGTGGCGGTGACGGACAGCGTGACCGTCTTCCGCGTGAACGGCGCCGAGATGGCGCGCGTGCCCTCGGCCGAGCTGTCGGTGCGCGGGATCGCGGGGGTGCGGACGTCGCACGAGTGCCTGCTGGTGGTGCGCGATTTCCGCGTGGAGCCGGGCGCCGCGGACGGAGCGGCCCGGTGACGGCTCCTCCAGCGCGCATCCTGGTGGCCGACGACGACGCGGCCATCCGCAAGGCGCTGCGCCTGATCTTGGCCGCCTACGACGTGCGCGAGGCGGGCGACGGCGCCGAGGCGCTGGCCATCTTCGAGGACGGCGGCGCCGACCTGGTCCTCAGCGACCTGCAGATGCCGGCGATGACGGGGCTGGAGCTGCTGCGCCGCGTGAAGGCGGTGGACGACACCGCGGCGTTCATCATCCTCACCGGCGCGGGAACGGTGGAGAACGCCGTGCAGGCGCTGCGGCTGCAGGCCGACGACTACCTGGTGAAGCCCTTCAACGTGGACGAGGTGCTGCTGGCGTGCGCGCGCGCGCTGGAGCACCGCCGCCTGGTGCGCGAGAACCGCGGCTACCAGCAGCACCTGGAGGACCGCGTGGGCGAGCAGGCGCGGCAGATCGAGAGCCTGCTGGTGGACGCCCTGCGCTCGCTGGCGACGGCCATCGACACGCGCGACGACTACACCGGCGGCCACGTGGAGCGTGTGGCCCGCTACGCCGCGGCGACCGGCGCCGAGCTGGGGCTGCGGGGCGACGAGCTGCGGGCGCTCTGGATCGGCGCGCTGCTGCACGACGTGGGGAAGATCGGGGTGAGCGACGCCATCCTGCGCAAGCCGGGCGCGCTGACGCCGGGCGAGTACGACGAGATGAAGCGCCATCCCGAGATCGGCGCGCGGGTGATGGCCAGCAGCTCGTTCCTGCGCCCGGGGCTGCCCGCGGTGCTGCACCACCAGGAGTGGTGGAACGGCGCGGGCTACCCCGCCGGCCTGAGCGGCGAGGCCATCTCGCTGCACGGGCGCATCGTGGCGGTGGTGGACTGCTACGACGCCATCGTGACCGCCCGCCCCTACCGCGGCGCCGCCAGCGACGAGGCCGCCTTCACCGAGCTGCGCGCCTGCGCGGGGACGCAGTTCGATCCCCAGGTGGTCGAAGCCTTCATCCGCGCCGCCGAGCGCGGCTTCCCGCAGGACCCCGCCACCCCCGTCCTCCCCGAGCGCACCCCGGCCGCGGCGTCGTCATAAGTGCACCCCTGTCGTGCGACTGAACACGCGTGCCGGATTGACCTCCGTGCGGGCAGCTTTATATTTCCATTTTGGTTCCATTTCGCAACCATTCAGAGGTTCCATGGCCACGCTCACCTTGAAGGGTGTACCCGACGAATTGCTCGAGCGCCTTCGAGTTCGCGCGCAGATGCATCGGCGCAGCCTGAACAGCGAGGCACTCGTTGCGCTGGAGAAGTCTCTGGGACCCGCGCGTATCGATCCCGAGGCGTTCCTCGCGCGGATCCGCCGTGATCGCGAAGAAATGCACGGCACGCCGCTCACACCGGAGATGATCGAGAAGGCCATCGCCGAGGGACGGCCGTGATTGTCGCTGACACGAATCTGATCGCGTATCTCTTCATTCCCAGTGTTTTCACGGCCGACGCCGAGGCCGTCTTTCGGAAAGACCCGGAATGGTGCGCGCCGGCCCTGTGGCGAAGCGAGTTCCGGAACGTCCTGTGGCTTCAAATCCGGTCGGGAGGATTCACGCTCGACCGGGCGATGCGGGCGATGGAGAATGCCGAAACCCTGCTGGGCGGGCGAGAATACAATGTCGAATCGGCGGGCGTTCTGGCGCTCTCGGCCGCCTCCGGTGTTTCTCCCTACGATTGTGAATTCGTGATCGTGGCCCAGGAAACCGGCCGCACGCTCGTTACCGCCGATCGGAAGGTACTCGCCGCGTTTCCCCAGGTCGCGATGAGCTTGACCGGGTTCGCGAGCTGATGCGGAACGTCTCGGAGTACGACGCCGACCTGGACCTTGCCATCCGCGCGAT harbors:
- a CDS encoding ATP-binding protein, with product MDSDTFPPLLVDRERERDELSSLLRRGRPALALLTGRRRVGKTYLLSHVFPPEELFLYTAAQTTPELNRQQLITDLAAWSGGAVRIEEYPTWRTVFRLMADVAERRAAGDPVRPTVVVLDEFQYLADGDRGVAAVASELNAVWEQVERGKPRLPFLIVLAGSAVATMEALAGGGAPLYGRFAWHQKLQPFTYWHAAELAPFARPRDRALLYGVFGGTPRYLAAVDPARTVGENAADQLLSPRGEVRLLVETALDQEEGLREVSRYRAILRAVADGCTERNEVAQRAGLANDHGLRAKLATLVELGYLEERRNIDAKPNQAVRYSIADAAFRFYHRFVAPNASVLERYPAAQVWETAVAPHLDAYMGLEFERIATQAYDRRSPGMGLAMVERWGQWEGVDRGRRSLEVDIVAPLTDGRVMTGAVKWDAAPIGAGVHHGHLEMLRRAAEAGRAWAHSALEPEAPIFYVAAGGFSAAFREEAGASAHPVILWTIEDVYAPPVPDGSG
- a CDS encoding HD-GYP domain-containing protein encodes the protein MTAPPARILVADDDAAIRKALRLILAAYDVREAGDGAEALAIFEDGGADLVLSDLQMPAMTGLELLRRVKAVDDTAAFIILTGAGTVENAVQALRLQADDYLVKPFNVDEVLLACARALEHRRLVRENRGYQQHLEDRVGEQARQIESLLVDALRSLATAIDTRDDYTGGHVERVARYAAATGAELGLRGDELRALWIGALLHDVGKIGVSDAILRKPGALTPGEYDEMKRHPEIGARVMASSSFLRPGLPAVLHHQEWWNGAGYPAGLSGEAISLHGRIVAVVDCYDAIVTARPYRGAASDEAAFTELRACAGTQFDPQVVEAFIRAAERGFPQDPATPVLPERTPAAASS
- a CDS encoding FitA-like ribbon-helix-helix domain-containing protein, whose protein sequence is MATLTLKGVPDELLERLRVRAQMHRRSLNSEALVALEKSLGPARIDPEAFLARIRRDREEMHGTPLTPEMIEKAIAEGRP
- a CDS encoding type II toxin-antitoxin system VapC family toxin — encoded protein: MIVADTNLIAYLFIPSVFTADAEAVFRKDPEWCAPALWRSEFRNVLWLQIRSGGFTLDRAMRAMENAETLLGGREYNVESAGVLALSAASGVSPYDCEFVIVAQETGRTLVTADRKVLAAFPQVAMSLTGFAS